A genome region from Caretta caretta isolate rCarCar2 chromosome 22, rCarCar1.hap1, whole genome shotgun sequence includes the following:
- the ARCN1 gene encoding coatomer subunit delta isoform X1, whose product MVLLAAAVCTKAGKAIVSRQFVEMTRTRIEGLLAAFPKLMNTGKQHTFVETESVRYVYQPMEKLYMVLITTKNSNILEDLETLRLFSRVIPEYCRALEENEISEHCFDLIFAFDEIVALGYRENVNLAQIRTFTEMDSHEEKVFRAVRETQEREAKAEMRRKAKELQQARRDAERQGKKAPGFGGFGSSAVSGGTTAAMITETIIETEKPKVAPAPARPSGPSKALKLGAKGKEVDNFVDKLKSEGENIMTSSVGKRSSEAAKVLAPPINMESVHMKIEEKISLTCGRDGGLQNMELHGMIMLRILDEKFARIRLHVENEDKKGVQLQTHPNVDKKLFTAESLIGLKNPEKSFPINSDVGVLKWRLQTTEESFIPLTINCWPSESGNGCDVNIEYELQEESLELNDVVITIPLPSSVGAPVIGEIDGEYRHDSRRNLLEWCLPMIDAKNKSGSLEFSIAGQPNDFFPVQVSFISKKNYCNIQVTKVTQVDGNSPVRFSTETTFLVDKYEIL is encoded by the exons ATG GTGCTCTTGGCGGCAGCCGTCTGCACAAAGGCAGGGAAGGCCATAGTTTCTCGGCAGTTCGTGGAGATGACTCGAACCCGCATTGAGGGGCTGCTGGCAGCCTTCCCCAAACTTATGAACACTGGGAAACAACACACGTTTGTGGAGACAGAGAGTGTGCGATATGTATATCAGCCAATGGAGAAGCTGTATATGGTATTGATCACCACCAAAAACAGCAATATCCTGGAAGATCTAGAAACACTCCGGCTCTTCTCTAGAGTG ATTCCTGAATATTGCCGAGCTCTGGAGGAGAACGAGATCTCTGAGCACTGCTTTGACCTGATTTTTGCCTTTGATGAAATTGTTGCCCTGGGCTACCGTGAGAACGTAAACCTGGCACAAATTCGGACCTTCACAGAGATGGACTCACATGAAGAGAAGGTGTTCCGAGCAGTcagagag ACTCAAGAGCGTGAGGCAAAGGCTGAAATGCGCCGTAAAGCCAAGGAGTTGCAGCAGGCCCGAAGGGATGCAGAGAGACAGGGCAAAAAAGCTCCAGGCTTCGGTGGATTTGGCAGCTCGGCTGTGTCTGGGGGCACGACTGCAGCCATGATCACAGAGACCATTATTGAAACAGAGAAGCCCAAAGTAGCACCAGCACCAGCCAG ACCATCAGGTCCCAGTAAGGCTTTGAAGCTTGGAGCTAaagggaaagaggtggacaacTTTGTGGACAAGCTGAAATCAGAAGGAGAAAATATCATGACCTCTTCTGTAGGCAAGCGTTCCTCAGAGGCAGCCAAGGTTCTCGCTCCACCTATTAACATGGAGAG CGTGCATATGAAAATAGAGGAGAAGATTTCCTTGACTTGTGGCCGTGATGGCGGGTTACAGAACATGGAGCTGCATGGCATGATCATGCTGAGGATCTTAGATGAAAAGTTTGCCCGGATTCGCCTCCATGTAGAAAATGAAGACAAGAAGGGGGTACAGCTACAG ACTCACCCAAATGTGGACAAGAAACTTTTTACTGCTGAATCTCTGATTGGCTTGAAGAACCCAGAGAAATCATTCCCCATTAACAGTGATGTGGGGGTGCTGAAATGGAGGTTGCAGACCACAGAAGAGTCTTTCATTCCACTGACAA TTAACTGCTGGCCGTCAGAAAGTGGGAATGGTTGTGACGTTAACATTGAATATGAGCTGCAAGAGGAGAGCCTAGAACTGAATGATGTGGTCATCACAATCCCATTGCC GTCCAGTGTTGGCGCCCCAGTGATTGGAGAGATTGATGGGGAGTATCGCCATGACAGCAGGAGGAATCTCCTTGAATGGTGCTTACCAATGATAGATGCCAAAAACAAGAGTGGCAGCCTGGAGTTCAGCATAGCCGGGCAGCCCAATGACTTCTTCCCAGTGCAAGTCTCCTTCATCTCCAAAAAGAATTACTGCAACATACAG GTTACCAAAGTGACCCAGGTAGATGGGAACAGCCCTGTAAGGTTTTCCACGGAGACCACCTTCTTGGTGGACAAATACGAAATCCTGTAA
- the ARCN1 gene encoding coatomer subunit delta isoform X2, whose product MTRTRIEGLLAAFPKLMNTGKQHTFVETESVRYVYQPMEKLYMVLITTKNSNILEDLETLRLFSRVIPEYCRALEENEISEHCFDLIFAFDEIVALGYRENVNLAQIRTFTEMDSHEEKVFRAVRETQEREAKAEMRRKAKELQQARRDAERQGKKAPGFGGFGSSAVSGGTTAAMITETIIETEKPKVAPAPARPSGPSKALKLGAKGKEVDNFVDKLKSEGENIMTSSVGKRSSEAAKVLAPPINMESVHMKIEEKISLTCGRDGGLQNMELHGMIMLRILDEKFARIRLHVENEDKKGVQLQTHPNVDKKLFTAESLIGLKNPEKSFPINSDVGVLKWRLQTTEESFIPLTINCWPSESGNGCDVNIEYELQEESLELNDVVITIPLPSSVGAPVIGEIDGEYRHDSRRNLLEWCLPMIDAKNKSGSLEFSIAGQPNDFFPVQVSFISKKNYCNIQVTKVTQVDGNSPVRFSTETTFLVDKYEIL is encoded by the exons ATGACTCGAACCCGCATTGAGGGGCTGCTGGCAGCCTTCCCCAAACTTATGAACACTGGGAAACAACACACGTTTGTGGAGACAGAGAGTGTGCGATATGTATATCAGCCAATGGAGAAGCTGTATATGGTATTGATCACCACCAAAAACAGCAATATCCTGGAAGATCTAGAAACACTCCGGCTCTTCTCTAGAGTG ATTCCTGAATATTGCCGAGCTCTGGAGGAGAACGAGATCTCTGAGCACTGCTTTGACCTGATTTTTGCCTTTGATGAAATTGTTGCCCTGGGCTACCGTGAGAACGTAAACCTGGCACAAATTCGGACCTTCACAGAGATGGACTCACATGAAGAGAAGGTGTTCCGAGCAGTcagagag ACTCAAGAGCGTGAGGCAAAGGCTGAAATGCGCCGTAAAGCCAAGGAGTTGCAGCAGGCCCGAAGGGATGCAGAGAGACAGGGCAAAAAAGCTCCAGGCTTCGGTGGATTTGGCAGCTCGGCTGTGTCTGGGGGCACGACTGCAGCCATGATCACAGAGACCATTATTGAAACAGAGAAGCCCAAAGTAGCACCAGCACCAGCCAG ACCATCAGGTCCCAGTAAGGCTTTGAAGCTTGGAGCTAaagggaaagaggtggacaacTTTGTGGACAAGCTGAAATCAGAAGGAGAAAATATCATGACCTCTTCTGTAGGCAAGCGTTCCTCAGAGGCAGCCAAGGTTCTCGCTCCACCTATTAACATGGAGAG CGTGCATATGAAAATAGAGGAGAAGATTTCCTTGACTTGTGGCCGTGATGGCGGGTTACAGAACATGGAGCTGCATGGCATGATCATGCTGAGGATCTTAGATGAAAAGTTTGCCCGGATTCGCCTCCATGTAGAAAATGAAGACAAGAAGGGGGTACAGCTACAG ACTCACCCAAATGTGGACAAGAAACTTTTTACTGCTGAATCTCTGATTGGCTTGAAGAACCCAGAGAAATCATTCCCCATTAACAGTGATGTGGGGGTGCTGAAATGGAGGTTGCAGACCACAGAAGAGTCTTTCATTCCACTGACAA TTAACTGCTGGCCGTCAGAAAGTGGGAATGGTTGTGACGTTAACATTGAATATGAGCTGCAAGAGGAGAGCCTAGAACTGAATGATGTGGTCATCACAATCCCATTGCC GTCCAGTGTTGGCGCCCCAGTGATTGGAGAGATTGATGGGGAGTATCGCCATGACAGCAGGAGGAATCTCCTTGAATGGTGCTTACCAATGATAGATGCCAAAAACAAGAGTGGCAGCCTGGAGTTCAGCATAGCCGGGCAGCCCAATGACTTCTTCCCAGTGCAAGTCTCCTTCATCTCCAAAAAGAATTACTGCAACATACAG GTTACCAAAGTGACCCAGGTAGATGGGAACAGCCCTGTAAGGTTTTCCACGGAGACCACCTTCTTGGTGGACAAATACGAAATCCTGTAA